TGTCCTGCTGGGCTTTGTCTTTCTGCGCGAACGATTGCGGCCACTCCAGTGGATGGCTGTTGCCATTGCGACCACCGGCGTACTGGCCATGGTGATCGGCTACGGTCGGGTCCCCTGGGTATCGCTGTTACTGGCGGGCTCATTCGGCTTCTATGGCCTGATTCGCAAGCGGATCAACATCGACAGCATTACCGGTCTGTTCATCGAGACCCTGCTACTGCTGCCCGTCGCGCTGATCTGGCTGGGCTGGTTGTATGCGCATCAGGAAGCTGCCTTTCTGACCAGCGGCCTTCGGGTCGACCTGCTGCTGATCGGTTGCGGCGTGGTCACCATCTTTCCGCTGGTATTCTTTGCCATGGGCGCGCGCCGATTGAAGCTGGGCACGATTGGTCTGATCCAGTACATGACGCCTACCCTGCATCTGCTGACCGGTGTTTTCATTTTTGGTGAGCCCTTTACCCAGGGCAACCTGGTCACCTTCGCCTGCATCTGGGCGGGTCTTGCGCTCTACACCACTGATACCCTGCGCGATCAGCATCGGCGCCGACGCTCAACCGCCACGGCCGGTACCTCTACCGCTGCTTCGCGAATCAGGGAGGAGAAGAGGTAGCCCGGGACCACACGATACGTACCAAAAATGCCGTGGCGGTTTCCCGCCACGGCATCGGTCACTGCCTGCACCCGGTTCAGGCGAAGGTATTGATCCTTGTGCCCAGATCACCGCTGGTTGCCAGAGACGGCTGAGAAGCGGCCTGCTCCATCAGCTGTCCGACCTGAGCGGCCTGAGTATCCAGCGACTCCTTCAACAGACCGGCCTGGGCCTGCTGCTGAGCATTGACCTGCTGCAGCGCCAGCGCAGAGCTGACAGTGGCATTCACGGACATTTCCATACGCAACATCTCCTCATGATGAGAGGGATAAGCCCGGGACCGCTGAAGCTGCCGGTCGTCGGGCATTGTTGAGCGCCCCGCCCTGCTGGCCGGGGACGCCAGGTGGACTGGCACGAAGCCCGGTTCAGAACTCCGTCCACTCCTCTTCGGCCACCTCATGACGTGCCGGTGACGCTTTTCGTGCCGAAGGAGCAGG
This DNA window, taken from Kushneria phosphatilytica, encodes the following:
- a CDS encoding putative motility protein, producing the protein MEMSVNATVSSALALQQVNAQQQAQAGLLKESLDTQAAQVGQLMEQAASQPSLATSGDLGTRINTFA
- the rarD gene encoding EamA family transporter RarD; translated protein: MSQSRDQVIGLLSAFSCFLLWGFLPLYFHLFGSSASAWEILIQRVIWAAILLALFVAVSRRSQRVRAAMATPKLLLPLCATAMLISCNWGTFIWAVTSNHVLQASLGYYINPLLNVLLGFVFLRERLRPLQWMAVAIATTGVLAMVIGYGRVPWVSLLLAGSFGFYGLIRKRINIDSITGLFIETLLLLPVALIWLGWLYAHQEAAFLTSGLRVDLLLIGCGVVTIFPLVFFAMGARRLKLGTIGLIQYMTPTLHLLTGVFIFGEPFTQGNLVTFACIWAGLALYTTDTLRDQHRRRRSTATAGTSTAASRIREEKR